From one Lycium ferocissimum isolate CSIRO_LF1 chromosome 5, AGI_CSIRO_Lferr_CH_V1, whole genome shotgun sequence genomic stretch:
- the LOC132057161 gene encoding uncharacterized protein LOC132057161 isoform X1: MENHHPSTRLSMDSSASSSHDELDLEMNRQVVITCPPDINLPLSAERSPPPQPWINSEHCDILDVGLGTQVYETETALAAPKVGRKCAKRLDSIWGAWVFFSFYFKPVLKENSKAKMVRDSNGYSGFDKSDLNLDVFMVQHDMENLYMWVFKERPESALGKMQLRSYMNGHSRQGERPFPFSADKGFVRSHRMQRKHYRGLSNPQCIHGIEVVPSPSLMVLDEEERKRWMELTGKELNFSIPHEASDYSSWRNLPNTEFELDRPLPSIKSNSHSNPKKLANGSGLNLLTQPSNHSNGDAMDLLPANGSKRKKDFFPHGNNEDECYLQVNPPSYQTPDLEVHPTEPQWLHDFNGVMRDVYGPVTAAKSIYEDEQGFLIVLSLPFVDLQRVKVSWRNTLTHGIIKVSCLSTSRMPFINRQNRTFKLDDSSSEHCPPGEFVREIPLSTRIPEDAKIEAYYDESGTVLEMLVPKLCEGPEEHEVRVCLRPHLGGNDLMLT; encoded by the exons ATGGAGAATCATCACCCTTCGACCCGTTTGTCCATGGATTCGAGTGCCTCTTCTTCACATGATGAATTAGACCTCGAGATGAATCGACAAGTAGTCATAACTTGTCCCCCTGACATTAATTTGCCTTTGTCAGCTGAGCGTAGCCCTCCTCCGCAGCCATGGATTAACTCGGAACACTGTGATATTCTTGATGTTGGGCTTGGAACCCAAGTATACGAGACTGAAACTGCTCTTGCCGCACCTAAAGTTGGAAGGAAATGTGCGAAACGCTTGGATAGCATTTGGGGAGCTTGGGTTTTCTTTAGCTTTTATTTTAAGCCCGTGCTAAAAGAGAACTCCAAGGCAAAGATGGTACGGGATAGTAATGGATATTCCGGGTTTGATAAGTCGGATCTCAATCTTGATGTATTCATGGTTCAGCATGACATGGAGAATCTATATATGTGGGTTTTCAAGGAAAGGCCCGAGAGTGCACTGGGTAAGATGCAGCTCCGGAGTTACATGAATGGGCATTCTCGTCAAGGGGAGCGTCCGTTTCCGTTCAGTGCCGACAAGGGTTTCGTTCGATCTCATAGAATGCAGAGGAAGCACTACAGGGGCCTATCAAATCCTCAGTGTATACATGGGATTGAGGTCGTTCCGTCTCCCAGTCTCATGGTTCTTGATGAGGAAGAGCGCAAAAGATGGATGGAACTCACAG GTAAGGAACTCAACTTCAGTATTCCACACGAAGCGAGCGATTACAGTTCATGGAGAAACCTCCCCAACACGGAATTTGAGCTTGACCGACCACTCCCGTCGATTAAGAGTAATTCGCATTCCAATCCGAAGAAACTGGCAAATGGATCAGGGCTTAATTTGTTAACTCAGCCATCCAATCACAGCAACGGGGACGCAATGGATCTACTACCTGCCAATGGcagcaaaaggaaaaaggattTCTTCCCTCACGGAAATAATGAAGACGAGTGTTATCTGCAAGTAAATCCTCCTTCCTATCAAACTCCTGATCTTGAAGTTCACCCAACTGAACCGCAGTGGTTACATGACTTCAATGGGGTGATGAGGGATGTGTACGGGCCTGTCACAGCTGCAAAAAGCATATATGAAGATGAACAAGGTTTCTTAATCGTACTCAGCTTGCCATTTGTAGATCTTCAAAGGGTGAAAGTTTCCTGGCGAAACACGCTCACACACGGGATAATAAAGGTGTCTTGTTTAAGCACATCTCGGATGCCATTCATCAACAGACAGAACAGAACTTTCAAGCTTGACGATTCATCCTCAGAACACTGCCCTCCAGGGGAGTTTGTCAGGGAAATTCCTCTCTCAACCAGAATTCCGGAAGATGCTAAAATTGAAGCGTATTATGATGAATCGGGAACTGTGCTCGAGATGTTGGTGCCAAAACTTTGTGAAGGGCCTGAAGAACATGAAGTTCGTGTTTGCCTCCGTCCTCACCTTGGGGGAAACGACCTCATGTTGACCTAA
- the LOC132057161 gene encoding uncharacterized protein LOC132057161 isoform X2 produces the protein MVRDSNGYSGFDKSDLNLDVFMVQHDMENLYMWVFKERPESALGKMQLRSYMNGHSRQGERPFPFSADKGFVRSHRMQRKHYRGLSNPQCIHGIEVVPSPSLMVLDEEERKRWMELTGKELNFSIPHEASDYSSWRNLPNTEFELDRPLPSIKSNSHSNPKKLANGSGLNLLTQPSNHSNGDAMDLLPANGSKRKKDFFPHGNNEDECYLQVNPPSYQTPDLEVHPTEPQWLHDFNGVMRDVYGPVTAAKSIYEDEQGFLIVLSLPFVDLQRVKVSWRNTLTHGIIKVSCLSTSRMPFINRQNRTFKLDDSSSEHCPPGEFVREIPLSTRIPEDAKIEAYYDESGTVLEMLVPKLCEGPEEHEVRVCLRPHLGGNDLMLT, from the exons ATGGTACGGGATAGTAATGGATATTCCGGGTTTGATAAGTCGGATCTCAATCTTGATGTATTCATGGTTCAGCATGACATGGAGAATCTATATATGTGGGTTTTCAAGGAAAGGCCCGAGAGTGCACTGGGTAAGATGCAGCTCCGGAGTTACATGAATGGGCATTCTCGTCAAGGGGAGCGTCCGTTTCCGTTCAGTGCCGACAAGGGTTTCGTTCGATCTCATAGAATGCAGAGGAAGCACTACAGGGGCCTATCAAATCCTCAGTGTATACATGGGATTGAGGTCGTTCCGTCTCCCAGTCTCATGGTTCTTGATGAGGAAGAGCGCAAAAGATGGATGGAACTCACAG GTAAGGAACTCAACTTCAGTATTCCACACGAAGCGAGCGATTACAGTTCATGGAGAAACCTCCCCAACACGGAATTTGAGCTTGACCGACCACTCCCGTCGATTAAGAGTAATTCGCATTCCAATCCGAAGAAACTGGCAAATGGATCAGGGCTTAATTTGTTAACTCAGCCATCCAATCACAGCAACGGGGACGCAATGGATCTACTACCTGCCAATGGcagcaaaaggaaaaaggattTCTTCCCTCACGGAAATAATGAAGACGAGTGTTATCTGCAAGTAAATCCTCCTTCCTATCAAACTCCTGATCTTGAAGTTCACCCAACTGAACCGCAGTGGTTACATGACTTCAATGGGGTGATGAGGGATGTGTACGGGCCTGTCACAGCTGCAAAAAGCATATATGAAGATGAACAAGGTTTCTTAATCGTACTCAGCTTGCCATTTGTAGATCTTCAAAGGGTGAAAGTTTCCTGGCGAAACACGCTCACACACGGGATAATAAAGGTGTCTTGTTTAAGCACATCTCGGATGCCATTCATCAACAGACAGAACAGAACTTTCAAGCTTGACGATTCATCCTCAGAACACTGCCCTCCAGGGGAGTTTGTCAGGGAAATTCCTCTCTCAACCAGAATTCCGGAAGATGCTAAAATTGAAGCGTATTATGATGAATCGGGAACTGTGCTCGAGATGTTGGTGCCAAAACTTTGTGAAGGGCCTGAAGAACATGAAGTTCGTGTTTGCCTCCGTCCTCACCTTGGGGGAAACGACCTCATGTTGACCTAA